Proteins encoded within one genomic window of Ammonifex degensii KC4:
- the minE gene encoding cell division topological specificity factor MinE: MWQMVNRLFSRSGARSKEIARERLRLILVHDRASVSPELLEHLKRDLLQVISRYMEVEEKGLEIALASQEEMVALVASIPIRRVRRAVKVAPV; this comes from the coding sequence TTGTGGCAGATGGTAAACCGCCTGTTTTCCCGCTCCGGCGCGCGCAGCAAAGAGATAGCGCGGGAGCGCCTGCGCCTCATCCTGGTGCACGACCGGGCCAGCGTCTCCCCCGAGCTCCTGGAGCATTTAAAGCGGGATCTCCTCCAGGTAATTTCCCGGTATATGGAGGTTGAGGAGAAAGGGCTGGAGATAGCGCTTGCGAGCCAAGAGGAAATGGTGGCCCTGGTGGCGAGCATTCCCATCAGGCGGGTAAGGCGGGCGGTGAAAGTAGCTCCGGTGTAG
- the minD gene encoding septum site-determining protein MinD — MGEAIVITSGKGGVGKTTATANIGAGLVLLGHKVALVDADIGLRNLDVVLGLENRIVYDLVDVAHGHCRLKQALIRDKRFEGLYLLPAAQTKDKTAVKPEQMREICQQLKEEFDYVIVDCPAGIEQGFKNAIAGADKAIVVTTPEVAAVRDADRVIGLLEAAGLNEPKLVINRLRPKMVRQGDMMDIEDILDILAVDLLGVVPEDERIIVSTNRGEPIVQERNSLAAEAFRNISRRILGEPVPLLDLESNGNFLVRLRKILGLG; from the coding sequence ATGGGTGAGGCAATCGTAATCACCTCGGGCAAGGGGGGCGTAGGTAAGACTACAGCCACGGCTAACATAGGGGCGGGCTTGGTCCTGCTGGGCCATAAGGTGGCCCTGGTAGATGCCGACATAGGGCTTAGGAACCTCGATGTGGTGCTGGGGCTGGAAAATCGTATAGTCTACGACCTGGTAGACGTAGCTCACGGTCACTGCCGGCTGAAGCAGGCGCTCATTCGCGACAAGCGCTTCGAGGGGCTTTATCTTTTGCCCGCCGCTCAAACTAAGGACAAGACGGCGGTGAAGCCCGAGCAGATGCGAGAGATCTGCCAGCAACTCAAAGAGGAGTTCGACTACGTAATCGTGGATTGTCCTGCCGGTATAGAGCAGGGCTTTAAAAACGCCATTGCCGGAGCGGATAAGGCCATAGTGGTGACTACGCCGGAAGTGGCGGCAGTAAGGGATGCGGACCGGGTGATTGGTCTACTGGAGGCGGCGGGGCTCAACGAGCCAAAGCTAGTGATAAACCGGTTGCGCCCCAAGATGGTGCGGCAGGGAGACATGATGGACATCGAAGATATCCTGGACATTCTGGCCGTAGACCTGCTGGGGGTAGTGCCGGAGGACGAGCGCATCATCGTCTCCACCAACCGAGGAGAGCCGATAGTGCAGGAAAGAAACTCTCTGGCGGCCGAGGCCTTCCGCAACATCAGCAGACGCATCCTGGGCGAGCCGGTGCCCCTTCTCGACCTAGAAAGCAATGGCAACTTTTTGGTCCGTCTGCGCAAGATACTGGGCTTAGGTTAA